Part of the Eshraghiella crossota genome is shown below.
AGGAACAGTAAGCGTTTTACAGCACCTCCTACAATCGGAGAATTGCAGGCATTGTCAAGACCTTATGTTTCTGACGGTAACCAGACAGGTGAGGGATGGTTATTAACAGCGGAAATGATTGAACTGATTAACGGCGGAACAACTAACATTGTATGTTGCCAGCCATTTGGATGTCTTCCTAACCATATTGTGGGTAAAGGTGTTATTAAAGAAATCAGAGAAGCATTTCCTCAGGCTAATATCATTGCCGTGGATTTTGATTCAGGTGCAAGTGAGGTAAACCAGCTTAACCGAATCAAACTAATGCTTTCAACGGCCAAAAAAAATATGTAATAAAATAACAGCTATAGATATATCAGATAACACGATATACTATAGCTGTTTTTTAGTGTAAATTTTCTATCTGCCAATCAATAGGTTCTATTCCGTTTTTTAAAAGAAATTCGTTAGCTTTGCTGAAATGTTTGCATCCAAAAAAACCTCTGTACGCCGATAGTGGACTTGGGTGAGGTGCTTTCAGCACAAGTTGTTTAGGATTATCAAGCATCTCGGCTTTCTTTTGTGCGGGCGAACCCCACAACATATAAACTATAGGTTTATCTAACTTATTTAAACCTCTTATAACCGCATCCGTAAACTGTTCCCAGCCCATTCCGCGATGACTGTTGGCACTGTGTGCTCTTACCGTTAGTACAGTATTTAATAAAAGAACTCCCTGTTTTGCCCATTTTATAAGATATCCATTATCAGGAATATAACATCCTAAATCCGAATTAAGTTCCTTATAAATATTCTGTAGTGATGGAGGAATTTCTTTCTGGTCCGGCAGTACAGAAAAACTGAGGCCATGTGCCTGGTGTTCGTTATGGTATGGATCCTGTCCAAGAATGAGAACTTTAACACTATTTAAAGGTGTAAGGTGAAATGCATTAAAAATATCTTCCGAAGGTGGATATATTATATGCTTGCTATATTCATCTTTTACAAAATTAAATAATTTTTTATAGTACGATTTTGTGAATTCCGGTGTCACTACTTCTAACCAATCATTACTTATTGCTGCCAAATTTAATCACATCCTAACAGGTATATCTTTAGATTTCAGATATTCTTTTAATTCTATAATTTCCAACTCTTTATAGTGAAATAATGAAGCTGCAAGAACCGCATCAGCATTTGCTTTTAAAAATGCATCGGCAAAATGTTCTTTTTTACCTGCACCGCCTGAAGCAATAATCGGTATATTTACAACATCAGTAATACTACGGGTCAGTTCTATATCATATCCTGATTTTGTTCCGTCACAATCCATACTTGTCAGTAATATTTCTCCCGCACCTCTTTTATATGCTTCTTTTGCCCATTCAACAGCATCAAGG
Proteins encoded:
- a CDS encoding uracil-DNA glycosylase; translation: MAAISNDWLEVVTPEFTKSYYKKLFNFVKDEYSKHIIYPPSEDIFNAFHLTPLNSVKVLILGQDPYHNEHQAHGLSFSVLPDQKEIPPSLQNIYKELNSDLGCYIPDNGYLIKWAKQGVLLLNTVLTVRAHSANSHRGMGWEQFTDAVIRGLNKLDKPIVYMLWGSPAQKKAEMLDNPKQLVLKAPHPSPLSAYRGFFGCKHFSKANEFLLKNGIEPIDWQIENLH